The proteins below are encoded in one region of Populus alba chromosome 2, ASM523922v2, whole genome shotgun sequence:
- the LOC118031977 gene encoding 1-aminocyclopropane-1-carboxylate oxidase 1 produces MEFPVINMEKLNGEERAATMEKIRDACENWGFFELLNHGIAHEFLDTVERMAKEHYKKGMEQRFKELVASKALVGVQTEIKDMDWESTFHVRHLPISNIAEIPDLDDEYRKVMKEFALKLEKLAEELLDLLCENLGLEKGYLKRAFCGSSGSPNFGTKVSNYPPCPKPDLVKGLRAHTDAGGIILLFQDDKVSGLQLLKDGQWIDVPPMRHSIVVNLGDQLEVITNGKYKSVEHRVIAQTDGTRMSIASFYNPGNDAVIYPAPALVGKEAEEKKQLYPKFVFDDYMKLYAGLKFQAKEPRFKAMKAVETNV; encoded by the exons ATGGAGTTCCCAGTGATTAACATGGAGAAGCTTAACGGTGAGGAGAGAGCTGCCACCATGGAAAAGATCAGAGATGCCTGTGAGAACTGGGGCTTCTTTGAG CTGTTGAACCATGGCATAGCCCATGAATTCTTGGACACTGTGGAGAGAATGGCAAAAGAACACTACAAGAAAGGCATGGAGCAAAGGTTCAAGGAATTGGTGGCAAGCAAAGCCCTTGTGGGTGTCCAAACAGAGATCAAAGATATGGACTGGGAGAGCACCTTCCACGTGCGACATCTCCCCATTTCTAACATTGCTGAGATCCCCGATCTCGATGACGAGTACAG GAAGGTGATGAAAGAATTCGCATTGAAGCTGGAGAAACTGGCGGAGGAGCTTCTGGACTTGTTATGTGAGAACCTTGGACTTGAAAAGGGATACCTCAAGAGGGCTTTCTGTGGATCTAGCGGGAGTCCAAACTTTGGGACCAAGGTTAGCAATTATCCACCATGCCCCAAGCCAGACCTGGTCAAGGGTCTCAGGGCCCACACAGATGCTGGTGGCATCATCTTGCTCTTCCAGGACGACAAGGTCAGCGGTCTGCAGCTTCTGAAGGATGGCCAGTGGATTGATGTGCCTCCCATGCGCCACTCCATTGTCGTCAACCTTGGTGACCAGCTTGAG GTGATCACCAATGGCAAGTATAAGAGCGTGGAGCACAGAGTGATTGCTCAAACAGACGGCACTAGGATGTCGATAGCCTCTTTCTACAACCCTGGAAACGATGCAGTTATCTATCCAGCACCTGCTTTGGTGGGGaaagaagcagaggagaagaaacaACTGTACCCGAAATTTGTATTTGATGACTATATGAAGCTGTATGCTGGGCTCAAATTCCAAGCCAAGGAGCCAAGATTTAAAGCCATGAAAGCTGTCGAAACTAACGTCTAA
- the LOC118031965 gene encoding 1-aminocyclopropane-1-carboxylate oxidase 1-like has translation MEFPVINMEKLNGEERAATMEKIRDACENWGFFELLNHGIAHEFLDTVERMAKEHYKKGMEQRFKELVASKALVGVQTEIKDMDWESTFHVRHLPISNIAEIPDLDDEYRQVMKEFALKLEKLAEELLDLLCENLGLEKGYLKRAFCGSSGSPNFGTKVSNYPPCPKPDLVKGLRAHTDAGGIILLFQDDKVSGLQLLKDGQWIDVPPMRHSIVVNLGDQLEVITNGKYKSVEHRVIAQTDGTRMSIASFYNPGNDAVIYPAPALVEKEAEEKKQLYPKFVFDDYMKLYAGLKFQAKEPRFKAMKAVETNV, from the exons ATGGAGTTCCCAGTGATTAACATGGAGAAGCTTAACGGTGAGGAGAGAGCTGCCACCATGGAAAAGATCAGAGATGCCTGTGAGAACTGGGGCTTCTTTGAG CTGTTGAACCATGGCATAGCCCATGAATTCTTGGACACTGTGGAGAGAATGGCAAAAGAACACTACAAGAAAGGCATGGAGCAAAGGTTCAAGGAATTGGTGGCAAGCAAAGCCCTTGTGGGTGTCCAAACAGAGATCAAAGATATGGACTGGGAGAGCACCTTCCACGTGCGACATCTCCCCATTTCTAACATTGCTGAGATCCCCGATCTCGATGACGAGTACAG GCAGGTGATGAAAGAATTCGCATTGAAGCTGGAGAAACTGGCGGAGGAGCTTCTGGACTTGTTATGTGAGAACCTTGGACTTGAAAAGGGATACCTCAAGAGGGCTTTCTGTGGATCTAGCGGGAGTCCAAACTTTGGGACCAAGGTTAGCAATTATCCACCATGCCCCAAGCCAGACCTGGTCAAGGGTCTCAGGGCCCACACAGATGCTGGTGGCATCATCTTGCTCTTCCAGGACGACAAGGTCAGCGGTCTGCAGCTTCTGAAGGATGGCCAGTGGATTGATGTGCCTCCCATGCGCCACTCCATTGTCGTCAACCTTGGTGACCAGCTTGAG GTGATCACCAATGGCAAGTATAAGAGCGTGGAGCACAGAGTGATTGCTCAAACAGACGGCACTAGGATGTCGATAGCCTCTTTCTACAACCCTGGAAACGATGCAGTTATCTATCCAGCACCTGCTTTGGTGGAGaaagaagcagaggagaagaaacaACTGTACCCGAAATTTGTATTTGATGACTATATGAAGCTGTATGCTGGGCTCAAATTCCAAGCCAAGGAGCCAAGATTTAAAGCCATGAAAGCTGTGGAAACTAACGTCTAA